One genomic region from Corvus moneduloides isolate bCorMon1 unplaced genomic scaffold, bCorMon1.pri scaffold_98_arrow_ctg1, whole genome shotgun sequence encodes:
- the LOC116439096 gene encoding uncharacterized protein LOC116439096, producing the protein MILLPKGRCRGAKAATAMGNGAREERANRAGLFAGEGTGMGKSKKCGAGERKESKSEAKEMLRAVWGGCQAALALSNNVCSGRGNSELMGTNFLADLRGPNKAEWFPCHPPALAGPQGLMAFVLTQVHLPTATAWGAHAWAVQCKQGLLSQSCRVCACKDPAPLGAGERPGLQRGDVAGSCMRPLWDAALGCPAQGGWISPCSAAPSRLPQGPCRAPAMLVAPTLPTATLGLLTGVFSAEHWPGHAIERAWARSLQPPGPALRRQRCPSSAHGLSLLQPRHCQPRAGSEPQSTQALQQHEGQEGSGAVAREQHWQHQGLLLLATAAVPP; encoded by the coding sequence ATGATCCTGCTCCCCAAGGGACGTTGCCGTGGTGCCAAGGCAGCAACTGCAATGGGGAATGGGGCCAGAGAGGAAAGGGCAAACAGGGCTGGGCTGTttgcaggggaggggacagggatgggcaAGAGCAAGAAAtgtggagcaggagagaggaaagaaagcaaaagtgaaGCAAAGGAAATGCTCAGGGCTGTTTGGGGTGGCTgccaggcagccctggctctgagCAACAACGTCTGCAGTGGGAGAGGAAACTCAGAGCTGATGGGAACAAACTTTCTGGCTGACTTGAGAGGCCCCAACAAAGCTGAGTGGTTTCCCTGCCATCCCCCAGCCCTTGCTGGCCCCCAGGGGCTGATGGCATTTGTGCTCACTCAGGTTCATCTCCCCACAGCAACAGCGTGGGGTGCTCACgcctgggctgtgcagtgcAAACAGGGGCTCCTGAGCCAGTCGTGCCGTGTGTGTGCCTGCAAGGATCCAGCCCCTCTCGGAGCTGGGGAGAggccagggctgcagaggggggATGTTGCTGGCAGCTGCATGAGGCCGCTCTGGGACGCTGCCCTGGGGTGTCCAGCGCAGGGGGGATGGatcagcccctgctctgctgctccttcccggCTCCCCCAGGGACCCTGCAGAGCACCAGCCATGCTGGTTGCCCCCACCCTGCCCACGGCCACCCTGGGGCTGCTCACGGGGGTTTTCTCTGCTGAGCACTGGCCTGGGCATGCTATTGAGAGAGCCTGGGCAAGGAGCCTGCAGcccccaggccctgccctgAGGCGTCAGCgctgccccagcagtgcccatggcctgtccctgctgcagccccggcactgccagcccagggctgggagcgaGCCCCAGAGCACTCAGGCCCTGCAGCAACACgaggggcaggagggcagcGGGGCAGTGGCAcgggagcagcactggcagcaccaagggctgctgctcctggccacagctgctgtgccccCCTGA